A window of Bradyrhizobium sp. AZCC 1610 contains these coding sequences:
- a CDS encoding ParA family protein gives MYVLALVTQKGGSGKSTLAVGIAVAAMGNGERVAIVEADPQGTISKWIERRGHPYPRVVRVADPAEIEGALVSLEAEGIWLTVIDTAATNNALAMRAIARADLCLIPVRPSPADIEAAIPTLIAIRRLNRRFAFVLNQTPPRGCRLSEAATSLNSLGVLALPYVGQRNDHQDALGAGLGVTEFAQEGRASEEVRELWRWVLKKLVEGSLDHEPHAKKAAC, from the coding sequence ATGTATGTCCTTGCTCTGGTCACCCAAAAAGGCGGAAGCGGCAAGAGCACGCTGGCGGTCGGAATTGCAGTCGCAGCGATGGGGAACGGGGAGCGCGTCGCAATTGTCGAGGCGGATCCACAAGGCACGATTTCAAAATGGATAGAGCGGCGCGGCCATCCCTATCCGCGGGTCGTTCGGGTCGCCGATCCCGCCGAAATAGAAGGGGCGCTCGTCAGCCTTGAAGCTGAGGGGATCTGGCTTACGGTCATCGATACCGCCGCCACGAACAATGCACTGGCCATGCGCGCCATCGCGAGGGCCGATCTTTGCCTGATCCCGGTGCGTCCGAGTCCGGCGGACATCGAAGCTGCGATACCGACGCTGATTGCTATTCGTAGGCTCAACCGCCGATTTGCTTTCGTCCTCAATCAGACGCCACCGCGGGGCTGCCGCTTGAGTGAAGCTGCAACGTCGCTCAATTCGCTCGGGGTGCTTGCGCTTCCCTATGTCGGACAGCGCAATGACCACCAGGACGCGCTTGGGGCAGGATTAGGCGTGACCGAGTTTGCACAAGAGGGAAGAGCCTCGGAGGAAGTTCGTGAGCTGTGGCGCTGGGTCTTGAAAAAGCTTGTCGAGGGGTCGTTAGATCATGAGCCACACGCAAAAAAGGCAGCGTGCTAG
- a CDS encoding bestrophin-like domain translates to MSDWLHNLPVPLMAMAIFAFTYLLAIIIFAAVSALARGERAKSLQAISPGMLPVLGILFGLFVAFTAAQVWSDSDRANAAVSREASALRAVMLLAAGLPSEQESRLRDLIRGYIEQAATVEWPMMARQTASLKAAPIALAEALQFVVSIAPQNPGQQSAQREIISALGSALDARRQRIIVSQAEVNSVKWWSLYLQAVCELLVIAVVHCGNRLASGIAMGLFATGVATSVLLIAAHDRPFTGQISIGPEPLLQVMPGK, encoded by the coding sequence ATGAGCGACTGGTTACACAATCTGCCGGTGCCATTGATGGCAATGGCTATTTTCGCCTTTACCTATCTGCTTGCCATAATAATTTTCGCAGCCGTTTCGGCGCTCGCGAGGGGAGAGCGAGCAAAATCGTTGCAGGCGATTTCTCCCGGTATGCTGCCGGTGCTAGGTATCCTATTCGGCCTGTTTGTAGCTTTCACGGCTGCACAGGTCTGGAGTGACAGCGATCGCGCTAATGCGGCGGTCAGCCGTGAAGCCAGCGCGTTGAGAGCCGTGATGCTTCTGGCGGCTGGCCTGCCGTCGGAACAGGAAAGCCGGTTGCGTGACCTGATTCGTGGCTACATTGAGCAAGCCGCAACGGTGGAATGGCCGATGATGGCGCGCCAAACGGCTTCACTGAAGGCGGCTCCCATTGCTCTAGCGGAGGCGCTGCAGTTCGTTGTCTCGATTGCCCCGCAGAATCCCGGCCAGCAGAGCGCGCAGCGAGAAATAATCAGCGCGCTGGGATCTGCGCTGGATGCGCGCAGGCAACGGATCATCGTCAGCCAAGCAGAAGTCAATTCGGTCAAATGGTGGAGCCTGTACCTGCAAGCAGTATGCGAGTTACTCGTGATTGCCGTCGTTCACTGCGGCAATCGACTGGCATCGGGGATAGCGATGGGGCTGTTCGCCACAGGAGTAGCTACTTCGGTACTGCTGATCGCCGCTCATGATCGGCCATTCACCGGTCAAATCTCGATCGGGCCAGAGCCACTTCTGCAAGTCATGCCAGGTAAGTAG
- a CDS encoding metallophosphoesterase family protein, translated as MRIGIISDTHGLLRPEAERWLAGVAHIIHAGDIGRADVLVGLRRIAPVTAIRGNIDTCDWAEQYPDTQMVQLGERSFYVLHDLQELQIDPAACGIDVVVSGHSHRSRIETIDGVLYLNPGSAGPRRFKLPITLATLELTASVLRPVIHDLTRAE; from the coding sequence ATGAGGATTGGAATCATATCCGACACGCACGGCCTCCTGCGGCCCGAGGCTGAGCGATGGCTCGCTGGGGTTGCGCATATCATCCACGCCGGCGATATCGGTCGGGCGGACGTTCTCGTTGGGCTGCGTCGGATTGCGCCCGTCACTGCGATCAGAGGAAACATCGACACCTGCGATTGGGCGGAACAGTATCCCGACACCCAGATGGTACAGCTCGGCGAGCGGTCCTTCTATGTCTTGCACGACCTTCAGGAACTGCAGATCGATCCAGCAGCTTGCGGAATTGACGTGGTCGTTTCCGGCCACTCGCATCGATCCCGGATCGAAACTATTGACGGTGTGCTCTATTTAAATCCTGGAAGCGCCGGGCCACGGCGTTTCAAGCTGCCTATCACACTGGCTACTCTGGAACTGACCGCAAGCGTCCTTCGGCCGGTCATTCACGACCTTACTCGCGCCGAGTGA
- a CDS encoding IS110 family transposase: protein MSQKLNAAIAVIGIDIGKNSFHLVGHDDRGAIVLRQKRLRGQVETRLANLPPCLIGMEACVGAHHLSRRLQMLGHDARLMPAKYVRPYSKGQKNDFRDAEAIAEAVQRPTMKFVATKTADQLDLQALHRVRERLVGQRTGVINQIRAFLLERGIAVRQGLHSLRSELRGILATRTDVLSPRMLRIVEDLAGDWRRLDARIEGLSSEIETLARQDQACKRLMTVPGIGPLISSAMVAAIGTGEVFSKGRDFGAWLGLVPKQISTGDRTILGKISRRGNRYLRALFVQAAWVVLVRVKCLERYGLKSWIEAAKKRLHHNVLAIALANKLARIAWAVLNKGRAFECVKTEETACRPA from the coding sequence ATGTCTCAGAAACTCAACGCAGCGATCGCCGTGATCGGCATCGATATCGGCAAGAACTCGTTCCACCTCGTGGGTCATGATGACCGCGGCGCCATCGTGCTGCGGCAGAAGCGGTTACGCGGCCAGGTGGAAACGCGGCTCGCCAACCTGCCGCCGTGCCTGATCGGTATGGAAGCCTGCGTCGGCGCACATCATCTCAGTCGCAGGCTCCAAATGCTTGGCCACGACGCCCGCCTGATGCCGGCGAAATACGTGCGCCCCTATTCGAAGGGACAGAAGAATGACTTCCGAGATGCAGAAGCCATCGCCGAGGCGGTGCAACGCCCGACCATGAAATTCGTCGCGACCAAGACCGCCGATCAGCTCGACCTTCAGGCGCTGCACCGCGTCCGAGAGCGGTTGGTCGGTCAGCGGACTGGCGTCATCAATCAGATCCGTGCGTTCCTGCTGGAGCGGGGCATCGCCGTGCGGCAAGGCCTGCATTCCCTGCGATCCGAGTTGCGGGGTATCCTCGCGACGCGCACCGATGTGCTCTCGCCTCGCATGTTGCGCATCGTCGAGGATCTGGCGGGCGACTGGCGTCGGCTCGATGCGCGGATCGAGGGGCTATCTAGCGAGATCGAAACGCTGGCCCGTCAAGATCAGGCCTGCAAGCGACTGATGACGGTGCCCGGCATTGGCCCGCTTATCTCGAGCGCAATGGTGGCCGCGATCGGCACCGGAGAGGTGTTCTCGAAAGGCCGCGACTTCGGCGCCTGGCTTGGACTGGTGCCGAAGCAGATCTCCACCGGCGACCGCACGATCCTCGGCAAGATATCAAGGCGCGGCAATCGCTACCTGCGCGCGCTGTTCGTGCAAGCCGCGTGGGTCGTGCTGGTGAGGGTCAAGTGTTTGGAGCGCTATGGCCTCAAATCTTGGATCGAAGCCGCCAAGAAACGATTGCACCACAACGTGCTGGCGATTGCGCTCGCCAACAAGCTCGCCCGGATCGCGTGGGCGGTTCTCAACAAGGGACGCGCCTTCGAATGCGTCAAGACGGAGGAGACGGCGTGCCGACCTGCCTGA
- a CDS encoding dienelactone hydrolase family protein, with translation MKSPLLIALPIVLFIGAQAQAQLARQEFHALQSITLSDADFLNGKKDGVPVTLAGVLRLPKLGPEKLPAAILLQGSGGVGGSGSMIDEWTRELNEIGIATFAVDSFSGRGIIETVTDQTRLGRLSMIVDAYRALELVSKHRQIDPVRVAVMGFSRGGQSALYSSVVRFRKMHGPPGELNFAAHIAMYPTCNTTFRDDDDVVARPIRLLHGTADDYAPIAPCRAYVERLSKAGKDIRLVEYPDAHHVFDAPAFREPRKLAAAATVRRCLMAEADNGVILNQETKQPFSYGDACVEKGPTVAFNEVASAQARAFVRDFLKEVFASK, from the coding sequence ATGAAGAGTCCACTGCTGATCGCGTTGCCAATTGTCCTCTTCATTGGGGCTCAGGCGCAGGCGCAACTGGCCCGCCAAGAGTTTCACGCCTTGCAGTCAATCACGCTGTCAGATGCTGATTTCTTGAACGGCAAGAAGGATGGGGTCCCGGTCACCCTGGCAGGAGTACTGCGACTTCCGAAGTTGGGCCCCGAAAAGCTGCCGGCCGCCATCTTGCTTCAGGGCTCCGGCGGCGTCGGCGGTTCCGGTAGCATGATCGATGAGTGGACGAGAGAACTCAACGAGATCGGCATTGCGACATTTGCCGTTGATAGCTTTTCTGGCCGCGGAATCATCGAGACAGTGACCGACCAGACTCGGCTGGGTCGGCTAAGTATGATCGTCGATGCGTATCGCGCGCTGGAGCTCGTCTCCAAGCACAGGCAAATCGATCCCGTTCGCGTTGCTGTGATGGGGTTCTCGCGGGGCGGTCAATCTGCCCTCTATTCGAGCGTTGTGCGCTTCCGCAAGATGCATGGTCCGCCGGGAGAGCTCAACTTCGCAGCGCACATTGCTATGTATCCCACGTGTAACACAACGTTCCGAGACGACGACGATGTTGTTGCAAGGCCGATACGGCTTCTGCACGGCACTGCAGACGATTACGCTCCGATCGCTCCTTGCCGAGCCTATGTTGAGCGCCTCTCAAAGGCCGGAAAGGACATTCGATTAGTTGAGTATCCTGATGCACATCACGTGTTTGATGCGCCGGCCTTCAGGGAGCCAAGAAAGCTAGCAGCAGCGGCCACGGTCCGTCGTTGTCTGATGGCGGAAGCTGACAATGGTGTGATTCTGAACCAGGAGACGAAGCAGCCATTCAGCTATGGTGACGCCTGTGTCGAAAAAGGACCGACGGTCGCATTTAATGAGGTCGCCAGCGCTCAAGCGAGAGCTTTTGTTCGTGACTTCCTGAAGGAGGTCTTCGCTTCGAAGTGA